Genomic DNA from Gimesia aquarii:
TTAACTAGTAATGTAACAATTAATACCGATCTCTTTACAGCAACATTTTTTACGATCACCGGATTCCATGGAATTCATGTCACCGCTGGAGTCCTTGCATTGATCGTGATGCTCGTTATGGGAGTCAAAGGGAATCTGACTCCCAAAAAATCACATGTGTTCGGCGCAGTAGGCGTCTATTGGCACTTTGTAGATGTTGTCTGGCTGTTTGTTTTTGGAATTATTTATCTGGGACTTCTGCAATGAGTTCGTATTTCGATCTGACAAGCGGATTATGGAAATGGAGTTCACCAGTCTGGCTACTGGTTTTGTCTCTGATAGGACTCTATGTTCTAATTCAACGTGGCGCATTAGGTAAACGCAGCCTCTATTTCATTTTCGCAATGTTCACTTTGGCGATGGCGTATGTCTCACCCATTGGCGTTTTGTCTGATGGTTACCTCTTTAGCGCCCATGTCATTCAGCATCTGTTACTACTACTGATCGTACCGCTCTTCCTCCTGTTGAGTCTTTCCAGATCTGCCACAGAATCACTCTTTAGCCACCCCTTCATGAACCGACTGGGTTATGTGTTGGCAGTCCCTTTTCTAGGCTGGCTCAGCGGCTTAGGTGTCATGTGGTTTTGGCATGTACCTTCGTTTTGTAATGCTTCAACAGAGAATTATGCGCTGGGAGTTTTTCGCGATGCCACATTTTTGCTCGCAGGTCTCGTATTCTGGTGGCCCATATTTTCGCCTTTGAAACGCTATCACCTTCCTTCGCCACTTGCCATGATTTACCTGTTCTCAGCCTGCCTCGGATGCACACTGTTAGGGATCTATATTACATTCACCGTCATTTCGATCTGCCCGGCATTTGCCAACCCTGTTGATCGATTAGGAATTATGCATCTGCTTTATGACCAGGGAATGACCCCCGCACTTGATCAACGATTAGGCGGACTTTTAATGTGGGTCCCCCCCTGCTCACTTTATGTCTGTGCCATTATGGTCGTACTCAAAAGGTGGTATTCTGAAATGGAACGACTTACACCACAAACAGCTGGGACAACCAACTCGCTCCGGGAGGCACGCTCATGAATCAAGAAGAGTTACAAGAATCTCCCGAGCAGGAAAATTTAGAACAGGAATTAACAGAGCAGGAAATCGAACCAACGTATGCTCCAGCCGCGCTCGCCATGGGCATTACATTCATGCTTTGGGGAATTTTAACACATTGGAGTATGTCCTTGATCGGAGCGGCTGTAATCGTCGGTGCAATCTGGTCCTGGATGAATGAGATTCGTAATTCATGGAGTGAAACGCCTTGAATAATCAACCACCACAGCAATCTGACAAACCGTGTTGCCAGCATCCGCGTAGAACATTTCTGACGCGGCTTTCGATCGGATTGTCAGCGGTGATCGGCCTCGTCATTACCTTGCCCGTGATTGGATATGTACTCGCCCCCATTTTTAAAAAACCAAAAGAGAAATGGCGAGCCGTTGGCAAACTTGAAGATTTCAAGGTCGGCGGATTTGTGCTGGTCCAATACGAAGACCCGTCGCCTGTCGCCTGGGCGGGAGTTACTGCCACGGCAGGTGCCTGGCTTCGACGCGTGAGTGAAACAGAGTTTATCGCTTTTTCAATTAATTGCCGCCATCTGGGATGTCCCGTCAGATGGGTGGATGACCCTAAACTGTTCATGTGCCCCTGTCATGGCGGCGTTTATTATGAAGATGGAACTGTAGCAGCAGGACCACCTCCTGAACCTCTTCAGAAAATTACTGTTCGTGTCCGTAATGGCCAAGTCGAAGTACAAACAATACCAACTCCGCTGACCTTAACGACGCTCACATGAAACCACTTTTGATGAAAAGCGAGTATCCGGCTGAATGAGCAACAACTCTCTCAAGCGAACTTGGAACTGGATCGACAATCGAATTGGTTTTACCGATTACATTGTTCCTCTGATGGTACATCTCGTGCCAGACAACGCGCGCTGGTGGTATATTTTCGGAAGTGCCACTCTTTGCGCATTTATCGTGCAGGTGGTCACTGGAATCGGCCTGGCGATGGCGTATGTTCCCGGTGGTGAAGACACTTATGAAAGTTTGAAATACATTACCGATATTGCTCCTCTGGGGAGTCTCGTGCGCGGCATGCATTATTACGGCGCCTCGGCAATGGTCATGCTGGCTGTGATCCACATGGTTCAAGTATTCATGCACGCCACCTATAAATATCCACGCGAAATGAACTGGATGAGTGGCGTTGTACTGCTATTCGTAGTACTCGGAATGGCATTTACCGGCCAACTATTGCGCTGGGATGCGAATGGGGTCTGGTCAGTCACCGTTGCTGCAGAAATGGCGGGCCGCACCCCCTATATAGGCCCTACGCTTGCGCATTTCATGCTCGGCGGCGAAACAGTCGGCGGTTCTACGATTACGCGTTTCTTTGCGATGCATGTCTTCATCATGCCTGCCATTATTATTGCCGGCATTGGTTTGCATATGTTGCTGATCATGCGACATGGCATTTCAGAAATG
This window encodes:
- a CDS encoding cytochrome c oxidase assembly protein; this encodes MSSYFDLTSGLWKWSSPVWLLVLSLIGLYVLIQRGALGKRSLYFIFAMFTLAMAYVSPIGVLSDGYLFSAHVIQHLLLLLIVPLFLLLSLSRSATESLFSHPFMNRLGYVLAVPFLGWLSGLGVMWFWHVPSFCNASTENYALGVFRDATFLLAGLVFWWPIFSPLKRYHLPSPLAMIYLFSACLGCTLLGIYITFTVISICPAFANPVDRLGIMHLLYDQGMTPALDQRLGGLLMWVPPCSLYVCAIMVVLKRWYSEMERLTPQTAGTTNSLREARS
- a CDS encoding QcrA and Rieske domain-containing protein; amino-acid sequence: MNNQPPQQSDKPCCQHPRRTFLTRLSIGLSAVIGLVITLPVIGYVLAPIFKKPKEKWRAVGKLEDFKVGGFVLVQYEDPSPVAWAGVTATAGAWLRRVSETEFIAFSINCRHLGCPVRWVDDPKLFMCPCHGGVYYEDGTVAAGPPPEPLQKITVRVRNGQVEVQTIPTPLTLTTLT